DNA sequence from the Leptolyngbya sp. SIO1E4 genome:
CCCGATTTCGACCGGCAACATCAGTACCAATAACGATATCACTCTGATTGGTATAACGATATAGTAGCGTTTGCAATGCTGACAGTAACGTCATAAACAGAGTGACTCTCTGTTTGCGACTCAATATTTTAAGCTGTTCTGACAGCTGCTTTGATAGTTGGAAAGAATGAGCCGCAGACGGCTGACTTTCCACTTCTTGTTTTCCAGTATCCAGAGGAGGATTGCCAGCTATTTTCTGCAAATTCAATGTCGCTGGAGCCCCTGCTAATTGTTGTCGCCAGTAGGAAAGTTGGTTTTCCAGAACGTCTCCTTGTAGCCACTGAGATTGCCAGACAGCAAAATCGGCGTACTGAGTTGGCAACGCTGGAAGTGGTGAGGGTTGGCCTTGGGAAAAGGCTTGATAGAGTATGGCTAATTCCTTGATGAGTAGCCCCATTGACCAGCGATCGTAAATGATGTGATGGGTGCTGAACATGACTAGATGTTCGTGCTCACCAAGCTTGAGCAACGCAATCCTGAGCAAGGGATCTTGAGCTAGGTCGAATGTTCTCTGACTCCACTCCTCAACCAACCGTTGACTTTCGCTCTCCTGCTCAGCCGCCGACAATGCACATAAATTAACTACTGGTAAACTCACCTCTATTGATGGCGAAATCCACTGCCTGGGATGCCCATCTACCACCGGAAATGTAGTCCGAAAGACCTCATGACGACGCACAATTTCATTAAAAGACTGCTCTAGTGCTGTGACATTCAGCACCCCCTCTAGACGGACAGCAGCCGGCTCGTTATAACGACCTGAGGCGAGTTGTTCAAGAAACCACAATCGAGCTTGAGCAAACGACAAGGGGAGATGACCGTTGCGTGGGACAGGCTTGATCAAGCGATCGCTCTCTTTTGGAGCCACGTTTACGAGCTGAGCGTCGGCAAACGTTTCATCTCCAGCTTCTAGCGATTGACAATGGGTAATCAGCAATTGCAGTGCTTCTATGCATCTCTCTGCCAGCGTCTCAATTGTGGTTCGCCGATGTATAGCCTTGCTATAAGTCCAATTCAGTCGCAGTTGTCCTCCTGCAACAATGCTGTTGATATTTAATAGGTGGCTTCGACTGCCTCGCAGACTCTGCCCAAAGCCAGTCGATTCTGGGGCGGGGGCCACCAAGGATGACGCCTGGACTCCCTGGTCAGCCTGGCCAAGATAGTTGAATACAATCTCCGATCGCGATTGAAGCTGACAGGCAATGGGCTCTTCACGGGTGAGATAGCGTAAAACCCCATAGCCAATACCTCGATTAGGAATACTCCGCAGCTGCTCTTTAATCGCTTTCAGCGCTTCTCCAGGATCATCCGACTCACTAAGCTCTAGACAGATAGGAAAGAGCACTGTAAACCAGCCCACAGTCCGTGAAAGGTCAACTTCTTCAAACAGGTCTTCCCGACCATGCCCTTCCAAGTCAAGCCACAGTGAACGCTCACCTCTCCATCGAGCAAACGCTTGCACAACTGCTGTCAGCAGCACATCATTGATTTGAGTTTGATAGGCTTTGGGCACTTCCTGCAAGAGCGCTTGGGTATCTGCTTGGCTTAGCGCTACCGAGACAACACCAGCTTCAGCCACGGTATTTTCACCCTCTGCAAAATCCACAGGAATAGTAGTTACTGGCCGACGAGACTCCTTGAGCCAATAATCTAACTCTTGCTGTAAGACTTCAGATTGCCCATACTGCTGTAGTCTTTCTGCCCAATATTGAAATGAGGTCGTTTTCGGCGGCAGTTGACTCTTCTCACCCTGACTGAGCTGCTTATAAACTCGCTGAAAATCTTCCAATAAAATCCGCCAAGAGACGCCATCAACGGCCAGGTGGTGGATGACCCACAGCAAGCGAGCCGACCGATTTGCCCCCAGGTCAAAGTAGGCTACTCGCATCAGGGGACCCGTAGCCAGATCGAGACTGGCTTGTAGCTCAGCTGCAGCTGTGGTGACAGCAAGGCTTTGATCGGCCTCCGCAACCGTTGACAAATCAAACAGCGTCAACGGCGTTTCTACATCCGGATGACTCACCCATTGCTGCCAACCCGTGGCTTGGTGGGGCTCAAACCGCATACGTAAGGCATCGTGATGCCCCAGCAAGATTTGCACGGTCTGCTGCAACCAGACGGGAGCCAGAGCTTGGTGTATCTCCAGCAGGATAGATTGATTCCAGTGATGCGCCTCAGGTAAATTTTGTGCCGAGAACCAATGCTGAATGGGCGTCAGCGGTACTTCACCCGTCACCAGTCCCTGCTCAGCTTGAATCTTACGCTCAGTAGTTGCTACAGCTGCGAGCTCAGCAATTGTCTGGTGCTCAAACATTTGTTGGAGGGTAAGCTGCAGACCAGCCTGGTTCACGCGTGAAATAATCTGAATACTGAGGATGGAATCGCCTCCCAGCTCAAAGAAATTATCGTGGATGCCGATCTTTTCCAGTCTAAGAACCTGAGCCCAGACATCTGCCAGCACAACTTCAACATCGGTGAGCGGTGCGACAAAGGTTCCCATCGCCTCGGAGCGAGCCATATCTGGGGCTTGCAGTACCTTGCGGTCCACTTTGCCATTGGGGGTCAACGGCAGTTTCTCCAACACCACAAAGGCACTGGGCACCATATAGTCGGGTAGCGTTTTGGAGAGGAAGCGGCGTAGGTCACGATTAGTAGGAGCTTGCGCTTGATTTGAGACGACATAGGCCACTAGGTACTTGCCCCCGAGATGATCTGAGTGGGCGATGACAACGTTCTCTTGCACATTAGGATATTGGGCCAGGGTGGCTTCAATTTCTCCTAGTTCGATGCGAAACCCCCGTATCTTCACTTGGTTATCGATGCGACCAAGATACTCAATATCGCCATTGGGCAAATAGCGGGCTAAATCTCCCGTCATATAAAGCCGACCTTCTAGTTGATGATCAAATGGATTAGGAATAAACCTCTCTAAGGTCAACTGCTGACGGTTCAAGTAACCTCGTGCTAAACCTGCTCCGCCAACATACATTTGTCCTTTAACCCCAATTGGAACCAGTTGTAAGTTGTCATCGAGGATATATATTTGTAAATCGGTAATTGGACAACCAATCACACTACCACTCTTGTTAAGATCCTTGATTGTTAGGGGACGGTAAGTAACATGCACAGTTGTTTCTGTAATGCCGTACATATTGACTAACTGTGGACTCTGATCTCCGTATTGCTCAAACCATGGTTTTAAGCTTTGTATCTCCAAGGCTTCTCCACCAAAAATAACTAGCCTTAAATTTAGTTGTGGTTGTCTGTCGTCAGGTTTTTCAACATTAATGAGCTGTCGAAAAGCAGAAGGGGTTTGGTTGAGAACCGTTACCTTTTTGGAGCACAGCAAGTCGTAAAAGCTTTGGGGATCTCGACTGATCCAGTAGGGGACAATTATCAGGCATCCACCATGAAGTAAGGCTCCCCAAACTTCCCAGACAGAAAAGTCGAAAGCAATGGAGTGAAAATTAGTCCAGACATCATTTGCATTGAAGTGATACCAAGGCTGAGTAGCCGCGAATAAACGGACCACATTTTTGTGCTCAACTAAAACACCCTTGGGTTCTCCGGTGGAACCGGAAGTGTAGATCACATAAGCCAAATTATCTGAACATACACCAACCTCAAGATTCTCCTGACTCTGTTGCTCTATTGCTCGCCAATCCGTGTCTAAGCTAACCACCTGTGCTTGATTTTGTGATATGAACTTCAGTAATGGCTCTTGGGTCAATAACACCCCAATACCCGAATCCGCCAACATATAACTCAACCGTTCTTGGGGATAGCTCGGATCTAGCGGAACATAAGCTCCCCCAGTCTTGAGAATCCCCAGGAGCCCAATAATCATCTCCAAGGAGCGCTCGACACAAATGCCCACCAGCACCTCGGAACCCACTCCTAACCCTTGCAAGTGATGGGCTAATTGATTAGCTTTCTGATTTAGTTCTCGATAGGTCAATTGCTGACCTTCAAAGGTGACAGCTACTGATTCAGGAGTCTTTTCTGTTTGCACTTCAAACAGCTGATGAATACAAAGTTCTGAAGGATATTCAACTTGAGTATTATTCCATTCTCTAACGAGTTGATGTTTTTCTGCAGGGGTTAGCAGCGATAAATCTTTAAGCAGCATTTCAGGATTAGTTACCATGCCCTGGAGCAATACTTGCAAGTGCCCCATCATGCGCCTGATGGTAGGGGCATCAAAGCGATGGCAATCGTAATAAATTCTGAATCCAGCATCTGGAGGTGGCAAAAACAGTACGCTTAGAGGATAATTCAGCTTGTGAATAATCTCAGAATTCTGAACCTCTAGATCTATTCCATGCTCCTTTTGGAACTGAGGCAATGGGTGATTCTCAAACACCACAATGCTCTCAAACAAAGGTGAGCTAGGGGGGATTTCACTCCATTTTTGTATTTCCACCAATGGGCTGTACTCATACTGACGCATCTCAACCTGTTGTGCCTGAAGCTGCTTTAGCCAAGCAACCAAAGGTTGATCAGGAGACACTTCAACCCGCATCGGCAAAGTGTTCAAAAATAGCCCGACGATAGCCTCGACTCCTTTTAGGTCTACTGGACGTCCAGAAACAACATCACCATACAAGACATCTTCTAAGCCGCTATAGCGACTTAGAAGCACAGCCCAGGCTGCCTGAAAAAGTGTATTCAGAGTTAAGTGATGCTGTCGCGCAAATGCTTGTAAGGCTTCTGACGTTTCTATCGATAGCTCAAGTGATTCATAGTTATAGCTTTCTTCTTGCTCAGATAATTTGCCAACATCGCCTTTGACTAACGGTGTCGGTGCCTTGATCCCGCTGAGCAACCGTCGCCAGAAAGCCTCGGCTTTAGATAAGTTTTGTTGTTGGAGCCAGGCAATGTATTCTCCATAAGGTCTACTAGGGGGCAATAAATTGAGTAAATGATCTTGCCCCTGGCTAAGAACTTGGTAAAGCTCAATAAATTCCTTGAACATCAACGAATTTGACCATCCATCCAGGATTAAGTGATGTTCGCTCAGAACAATTTGATAAGTGTTATCAGTCAGTTGAATCAAACTCAGACGGATTAATGGCGGTTGGGAGAGGTCAAAATCTTTGTGGCGATCGTTCTTTAGAAAATCCACTAATTGCGTTTGCTGATTGGCGACGGGTAGCGCTCGCCAATCATATTGTTCGAAGGGAAATCGAACGTCCTTGTGAACAACTTGTAGCGCTTTTTCCAGGTTTTCCCAATGGAAGCTAGTGCGCAAAGCCGTATGGCGAGTGAGTACGTGCTGCCAAGCAGCTGCAAAAGCCGCAATATCGAGAGTTCCCTTCAAGAGAAGGCACCGTTGAGTAATATATACGCCTGAGTCAGGAGCATACAAGCTGTGAAAAAGAATACCTTGCTGCGCGGGTGAAAGTTCGTAGATATCTTCGATATTATCTGCTTTCATATGCGTCTCTTCTAACTCCCTCGGTTGATTTGCGACAGCAATTGATCAAGATCCTTTTGAGTCACATTTGCTTTCTTAAAATCAGAAGGGGTATAGCCTCCAGCTTCTGGCGATTGACAATGGGCAATGAGCGATCGCAATGCTGCCATGCACCGCTCTGCCAAAGTCTCAATCGTGGCCCGCTGATGAATGCCCTCGCTGTAAGTCCAATTCAGTCGGAACTCTCGGCCAGTAACCATGCCGTTGATGCTTAATTGATGGCTGCGACTTCCCTGCAAACTCTGCCCAGGCCCACTCGACTCTGCTGCTGGGGCAACCAGCGATGATGATGTCTGGAACCCCTGGTCAGTCTGACCCTGGTAATTAAACATCACCTCTGCTGGCGACTGTGGCGGCCAAGCCACCGCTTCCTGGTGGAGATAACGTAAAACGCCATAG
Encoded proteins:
- a CDS encoding amino acid adenylation domain-containing protein, encoding MKADNIEDIYELSPAQQGILFHSLYAPDSGVYITQRCLLLKGTLDIAAFAAAWQHVLTRHTALRTSFHWENLEKALQVVHKDVRFPFEQYDWRALPVANQQTQLVDFLKNDRHKDFDLSQPPLIRLSLIQLTDNTYQIVLSEHHLILDGWSNSLMFKEFIELYQVLSQGQDHLLNLLPPSRPYGEYIAWLQQQNLSKAEAFWRRLLSGIKAPTPLVKGDVGKLSEQEESYNYESLELSIETSEALQAFARQHHLTLNTLFQAAWAVLLSRYSGLEDVLYGDVVSGRPVDLKGVEAIVGLFLNTLPMRVEVSPDQPLVAWLKQLQAQQVEMRQYEYSPLVEIQKWSEIPPSSPLFESIVVFENHPLPQFQKEHGIDLEVQNSEIIHKLNYPLSVLFLPPPDAGFRIYYDCHRFDAPTIRRMMGHLQVLLQGMVTNPEMLLKDLSLLTPAEKHQLVREWNNTQVEYPSELCIHQLFEVQTEKTPESVAVTFEGQQLTYRELNQKANQLAHHLQGLGVGSEVLVGICVERSLEMIIGLLGILKTGGAYVPLDPSYPQERLSYMLADSGIGVLLTQEPLLKFISQNQAQVVSLDTDWRAIEQQSQENLEVGVCSDNLAYVIYTSGSTGEPKGVLVEHKNVVRLFAATQPWYHFNANDVWTNFHSIAFDFSVWEVWGALLHGGCLIIVPYWISRDPQSFYDLLCSKKVTVLNQTPSAFRQLINVEKPDDRQPQLNLRLVIFGGEALEIQSLKPWFEQYGDQSPQLVNMYGITETTVHVTYRPLTIKDLNKSGSVIGCPITDLQIYILDDNLQLVPIGVKGQMYVGGAGLARGYLNRQQLTLERFIPNPFDHQLEGRLYMTGDLARYLPNGDIEYLGRIDNQVKIRGFRIELGEIEATLAQYPNVQENVVIAHSDHLGGKYLVAYVVSNQAQAPTNRDLRRFLSKTLPDYMVPSAFVVLEKLPLTPNGKVDRKVLQAPDMARSEAMGTFVAPLTDVEVVLADVWAQVLRLEKIGIHDNFFELGGDSILSIQIISRVNQAGLQLTLQQMFEHQTIAELAAVATTERKIQAEQGLVTGEVPLTPIQHWFSAQNLPEAHHWNQSILLEIHQALAPVWLQQTVQILLGHHDALRMRFEPHQATGWQQWVSHPDVETPLTLFDLSTVAEADQSLAVTTAAAELQASLDLATGPLMRVAYFDLGANRSARLLWVIHHLAVDGVSWRILLEDFQRVYKQLSQGEKSQLPPKTTSFQYWAERLQQYGQSEVLQQELDYWLKESRRPVTTIPVDFAEGENTVAEAGVVSVALSQADTQALLQEVPKAYQTQINDVLLTAVVQAFARWRGERSLWLDLEGHGREDLFEEVDLSRTVGWFTVLFPICLELSESDDPGEALKAIKEQLRSIPNRGIGYGVLRYLTREEPIACQLQSRSEIVFNYLGQADQGVQASSLVAPAPESTGFGQSLRGSRSHLLNINSIVAGGQLRLNWTYSKAIHRRTTIETLAERCIEALQLLITHCQSLEAGDETFADAQLVNVAPKESDRLIKPVPRNGHLPLSFAQARLWFLEQLASGRYNEPAAVRLEGVLNVTALEQSFNEIVRRHEVFRTTFPVVDGHPRQWISPSIEVSLPVVNLCALSAAEQESESQRLVEEWSQRTFDLAQDPLLRIALLKLGEHEHLVMFSTHHIIYDRWSMGLLIKELAILYQAFSQGQPSPLPALPTQYADFAVWQSQWLQGDVLENQLSYWRQQLAGAPATLNLQKIAGNPPLDTGKQEVESQPSAAHSFQLSKQLSEQLKILSRKQRVTLFMTLLSALQTLLYRYTNQSDIVIGTDVAGRNRVEIESLIGFFINLLVLRTDLSGNPTFRELLGRVREVTLGAYAHQDLPFAKLVESLRPDRTNNTTPLFQVLFVLQNVPGTAVEFSGLTLTPVEVARTQARFDLVLFVVETEQGLFGNWRYRTDLFEPAAIARLSRHLQMLLSSIVQNPDTHIDTLEMFSESEKQQQITQKVQRERAQFKKFKTIKPKAVSLPQKELVKTGYLQPEQSLPYVIQPDDNEIDLADWATNKREFIETNLLKHGAILFRGFKINSVPAFEKVANAICPNLFGNYGDLPREGVSENVYGSTPYPADQAILFHNESSHLHQWPLKIWFFCVKPAQNGGETPIVDCRKVYQKLAPKLRERFEQKQLRYARNYIEGLDVSWQDFFHTSDKEAVETYCRQSGIDCEWLSDSHLRTYKLRPAISCHPKTEELVFFNQVQLHHISCLESAVRTSLLSALEEDNLPRNVYYGDGSPIEDSVMAEIGAVYEQTKISFPWEQGDILMLDNMLVAHGRNPYVGSRKIVVAMGEIIDSKRIEGV